Proteins encoded together in one Camelina sativa cultivar DH55 chromosome 9, Cs, whole genome shotgun sequence window:
- the LOC104711596 gene encoding LOB domain-containing protein 28-like, with the protein FKCVNIYFLSSNRFLYNQMDKDNTITPPCAACKHLRRKCTKDCVFAPYFPTNKQESYEMVHKVFGASHVASLINEIPPNHRDFAMSTLAWEAQLRDNDPIHGVNSILDPLQYQLKDLQNQIAIAKNELSSSFGMVPTTFVPPPPITYQQRIHPNPMIPDTTNNDGCLTAQQLQDEAQRFASTQTAQFQQTQESQTQYNENVMIVRDKKI; encoded by the coding sequence tttaagtgtgtaaatatatattttctttcttctaacaGATTTTTGTATAATCAAATGGACAAGGACAACACTATAACGCCACCATGCGCTGCGTGCAAGCACCTGAGGAGAAAGTGCACAAAAGACTGTGTGTTTGCGCCTTACTTCCCAACGAACAAACAAGAAAGCTACGAAATGGTCCACAAGGTATTCGGAGCAAGCCATGTTGCTTCACTTATCAACGAGATTCCCCCTAACCACAGAGACTTTGCAATGAGCACGCTCGCTTGGGAGGCACAACTTCGTGACAATGACCCCATCCATGGTGTCAATAGTATCTTAGACCCCCTCCAATATCAGCTTAAAGACCTTCAAAACCAAATCGCAATCGCCAAGAACGAACTCTCCTCCTCTTTCGGTATGGTCCCGACGACATTTGTGCCACCGCCTCCAATCACGTATCAGCAAAGAATCCATCCCAATCCTATGATACCGGATACGACTAATAATGACGGTTGTTTAACGGCTCAGCAGCTACAAGACGAGGCTCAGCGTTTTGCATCCACACAAACTGCTCAATTCCAGCAAACGCAAGAGTCGCAGACGCAGTACAATGAGAATGTGATGATTGTCCGTGACAAGAAGATATGA
- the LOC104711597 gene encoding phosphoglycerate mutase-like protein 4, giving the protein MAESSFDSGDRDYAEIVVVRHGETSWNAERKIQGHLDVELNDAGRQQAVRVAERLSKEPKISYVYSSDLKRAFETAQIIASQCGNLEVLTDRDLRERNLGDMQGLVYQEASKLRPEAYKAFSSNRTDVDIPGGGESLDKLYDRCTSALQRIGDKHRGERVVVVSHGGTIRSLYERACPSARKVEKILNTSVNVFRLYDGDKWTIQVWGDVSHLDQTGFLQSGFGGDRTSG; this is encoded by the exons ATGGCGGAATCAAGCTTTGA TTCCGGTGATCGTGATTATGCTGAGATTGTTGTTGTTCGTCATGGTGAAACTTCTTGGAATGCCGAGAGAAAAATCCAG GGTCATTTGGATGTTGAGTTAAACGATGCTGGAAGACAACAAGCTGTTAGA GTTGCAGAACGGTTATCAAAGGAGCCTAAGATATCTTATGTTTACTCTTCTGACTTGAAGAGAGCCTTTGAGACTGCTCAGATCATTGCTTCTCAATGTGGCAACCTTGAG GTACTTACTGATCGTGATTTGCGGGAAAGAAATTTAGGAGATATGCAAGGGCTTGTCTATCAAGAAGCTTCAAAACTTCGCCCTGAAGCTTACAAAGCCTTTTCATCTAACCGCACTGACGTTGATATCCCA GGTGGAGGAGAAAGTCTTGACAAACTTTACGACAGATGTACATCGGCATTACAGAGAATTGGTGACAAACATAGAG GTGAAAGAGTAGTAGTAGTGTCTCATGGAGGAACCATTCGATCTCTCTACGAAAGAGCTTGTCCAAGTGCAAGAAAAGTTGAAAAGATACTCAATACATCGGTCAATGTGTTCCGTTTATACGACGGAGACAAATGGACTATCCAAGTTTGGGGGGACGTGAGTCATCTGGACCAAACCGGTTTCTTACAATCCGGTTTTGGTGGTGACAGAACCTCTGGTTAA
- the LOC104711599 gene encoding CDPK-related kinase 5, whose product MGLCTSKPNSPNSDQTPARNSPLPASESVKPSSSSVNGGNPVEDQSVVPSNEGKKSPFFPFYSPSPAHSFFSKKTPARSPATNASSGNSTPKRFFKRPFPPPSPAKHIRAVLARRHGSVKPNSSAIPEGSEAEGGGGVGLDKSFGFSKSFASKYELGDEVGRGHFGYTCAAKFKKGDNKGQQVAVKVIPKAKMTTAIAIEDVRREVKILRALSGHNNLPHFYDAYEDHDNVYIVMELCEGGELLDRILSRGGKYTEEDAKTVMIQILNVVAFCHLQGVVHRDLKPENFLFTSKEDTSQLKAIDFGLSDYVRPDERLNDIVGSAYYVAPEVLHRSYSTEADIWSVGVIVYILLCGSRPFWARTESGIFRAVLKADPSFDDPPWPLLSSEARDFVKRLLNKDPRRRLTAAQALSHPWIKDSNDAKVPLDILVFKLMRAYLRSSSLRKAALRALSKTLTVDELFYLREQFALLEPSKNGTISLENIKSALMKMATDAMKDSRIPEFLAQLSALQYRRMDFEEFCAAALSVHQLEALDRWEQHARCAYELFEKEGNRPIMIDELASELGLGPSVPVHAVLHDWLRHTDGKLSFLGFVKLLHGVSSRTIKAH is encoded by the exons ATGGGTCTCTGTACTTCGAAGCCGAATTCACCTAACTCCGATCAAACTCCGGCGAGGAATAGTCCACTTCCGGCGTCTGAATCCGTCAAGCCTTCGAGCTCGTCCGTTAATGGAGGCAACCCTGTTGAAGATCAGAGTGTAGTACCGAGCAATGAAGGCAAAAAGTCTCCGTTTTTCCCCTTCTACAGTCCGAGTCCAGCTCACTCTTTCTTCTCCAAGAAGACTCCGGCGAGATCTCCGGCGACTAACGCTAGTAGTGGTAACTCTACGCCGAAGCGGTTCTTCAAACGGCCgtttcctcctccttctccggCTAAACACATCAGAGCTGTTTTAGCGAGACGTCATGGCTCTGTGAAGCCTAATTCGTCGGCGATCCCTGAAGGGAGTGAAGCTGAAGGAGGTGGTGGTGTTGGATTGGATAAAAGCTTTGGTTTTTCCAAGAGCTTTGCGAGTAAGTATGAGCTTGGTGATGAAGTTGGTCGTGGTCATTTTGGTTATACTTGTGCTGCTAAGTTTAAGAAGGGTGATAATAAAGGTCAACAAGTCGCTGTTAAGGTTATTCCCAAAGCTAAG ATGACGACGGCTATTGCAATTGAAGATGTGAGGAGGGAAGTGAAGATATTGAGGGCTTTGTCTGGTCATAACAACCTTCCTCATTTCTATGATGCATATGAGGATCATGATAATGTTTATATAGTGATGGA gCTATGTGAAGGAGGAGAGCTTTTGGATAGAATACTTTCAAG AGGTGGGAAGTACACAGAGGAGGATGCAAAGACTGTTATGATACAAATATTGAATGTGGTTGCCTTTTGCCATCTCCAAGGTGTTGTACACAGAGATCTCAAACCTGAG aattttctttttacctcaaaaGAAGACACCTCTCAACTGAAGGCAATAGATTTCGGTTTGTCAGATTACGTGAGACCAG ATGAGAGGCTCAATGACATTGTTGGCAGTGCATACTATGTAGCACCTGAAGTTCTACATAGATCTTACAGTACAGAAGCTGATATTTGGAGTGTTGGTGTGATTGTGTATATTCTTTTGTGTGGAAGCCGACCGTTTTGGGCTAGGACTGAATCAGGAATCTTTCGAGCTGTTCTAAAAGCAGATCCGAGTTTTGACGACCCTCCTTGGCCTTTGTTATCTTCAGAGGCAAGAGATTTTGTAAAGCGGTTGCTAAACAAAGACCCTCGTAGAAGATTAACAGCTGCTCAAGCCTTAA GTCATCCATGGATAAAAGACTCAAATGACGCAAAGGTTCCATTGGATATTCTGGTTTTTAAACTTATGAGAGCTTATTTACGATCATCATCTCTCCGTAAAGCTGCATTAAGG GCCTTATCGAAAACACTTACGGTTGATGAACTGTTCTATCTGAGGGAGCAGTTTGCTTTGTTAGAACCTAGTAAGAACGGAACCATAAGTCTAGAAAACATCAAATCC GCTCTGATGAAAATGGCAACAGATGCAATGAAGGATTCACGTATTCCAGAATTCTTAGCACAA CTGAGTGCTCTTCAATATAGAAGAATGGACTTTGAGGAATTTTGTGCAGCTGCATTGAGTGTTCACCAGCTAGAAGCTCTTGATAGATGGGAACAACACGCTCGTTGTGCTTATGAGCTTTTTGAAAAGGAAGGAAACCGACCCATCATGATCGATGAACTCGCTTCG GAACTTGGTCTTGGTCCTTCTGTACCGGTTCACGCAGTGCTTCACGATTGGCTTAGGCATACTGATGGAAAGCTTAGCTTTCTCGGATTTGTGAAATTGCTACATGGTGTGTCTAGCCGTACGATCAAAGCTCATTAG
- the LOC104711601 gene encoding prostatic spermine-binding protein: MTDEKEIIDDDYSSDEEEDEEDDDDDDVDGESSSEEDDEEEDDRSLSGDDSELSEDDSTDSNSDSDDDEDDDDDDEEGDEEEEEEEDSLVDKVTRLFKGKQD; the protein is encoded by the exons ATGACGGATGAGAAGGAGATCATTGATGATGACTATAGCtcagatgaggaagaagacgaagaagatgatgacgatgatgatgtcGATGGCGAGAGTAGCAgcgaagaagacgacgaagaagaagatgatcggaGTTTGAG TGGAGATGATAGCGAATTGAGCGAAGATGATTCTACTGATTCCAATTCGGATTCTGAtgacgacgaagacgacgacgacgacgatgaagaaggagatgaggaagaggaagaggaagaagactctcTTGTTGATAAAGTCACTCGCCTattcaaag GGAAACAAGATTGA
- the LOC104715519 gene encoding uncharacterized protein LOC104715519 has product MRNVGSSSSGGKGIAAVVGVGPKLGRSIARKFAHEGYTVAILARDLVSLGFVEVLVYNAYHSSSSYTSHHPTSFTHIPFQSFQTSISVSVFAAFPCAQQVIPGMIEKVKGTILFTGCSASLNGVAGFSELCCGKFALRALSQCLAKEYQAFGIHVAHVIIDGVVGPPREINIPPRGMVANQSFSVGGEDGEGEGESSGVMGMDPDVLAQTYWYLHVQDRRAWTHELDIRPSNTRF; this is encoded by the exons ATGAGAAACGTAGGGAGTTCGAGCTCCGGCGGCAAAGGCATAGCAGCGGTGGTAGGCGTCGGTCCAAAGCTTGGCCGCTCCATCGCTCGGAAGTTTGCTCATGAAGGCTACACCGTCGCCATTCTCGCCCGTGATCTCG TGTCGTTAGGGTTCGTGGAGGTTTTGGTTTACAATGCttatcactcttcttcttcctacacAAGTCACCATCCAACTTCTTTCACCCACATTCCTTTTCAATCTTTCCAAACTTCTATCTCCGTCTCAGTCTTCGCTGCATTCCCTTGCGCACAACAG GTTATTCCCGGGATGATAGAGAAAGTGAAAGGAACTATACTCTTCACCGGTTGCTCGGCGTCTTTGAATGGCGTTGCTGGTTTCTCCGAACTAT GCTGTGGGAAATTTGCATTGAGGGCACTGTCTCAATGCTTAGCAAAAGAATATCAAGCTTTTGGAATACATGTGGCTCATGTTATCATCGACGGCGTGGTTGGACCTCCACG AGAAATAAACATCCCTCCTCGAGGAATGGTCGCGAACCAATCATTCAGCGTAGGAGgcgaagatggagaaggagaaggagaaagctcGGGAGTGATGGGAATGGATCCTGATGTATTGGCTCAAACATATTGGTACCTCCATGTCCAAGACCGAAGAGCTTGGACCCATGAACTTGATATCCGACCATCAAACACAAGATTCTAG
- the LOC104711602 gene encoding collagen alpha-2(IV) chain-like, translated as MKSVMIIVALLCLVSLPNLTVGKKPWPMPSDLANHNGNFGDSKVGWACSSSGSSDPNAPPSPPGSFPNIPKIPGIPNIPFPNIPGIPGMPIIPGLPNIPGLPSPPFESLLVSQSGELEKCLSKDGSKANEKCFSQIFSSWAENDFALDKECCEIVVNMNKRCHSHLQMMFKSHFFAPLLQYSCHIKHAKN; from the coding sequence ATGAAGAGCGTCATGATCATTGTAGCTCTACTATGCCTTGTCTCTCTCCCAAACCTTACCGTCGGAAAGAAACCATGGCCTATGCCGTCCGATCTAGCCAACCACAATGGCAACTTCGGTGACTCTAAAGTTGGTTGGGCTTGCTCCTCCTCCGGATCCTCAGACCCCAACGCTCCTCCTTCACCTCCCGGTTCGTTCCCTAACATCCCTAAAATCCCTGGAATACCAAACATCCCGTTTCCAAACATCCCTGGAATCCCGGGAATGCCAATAATCCCGGGACTACCTAACATCCCGGGACTTCCGAGTCCTCCTTTCGAGTCTCTTCTTGTGTCGCAGTCCGGTGAGTTAGAGAAGTGTTTGTCCAAAGATGGATCGAAAGCGAACGAGAAATGTTTCTCGCAAATATTTTCGAGTTGGGCGGAGAACGATTTCGCATTGGACAAAGAGTGTTGTGAGATCGTTGTTAATATGAACAAGAGGTGTCACAGCCATCTTCAGATGATGTTTAAGAGTCATTTCTTTGCTCCTCTCCTTCAATATTCTTGTCACATCAAGCACGCCAAGAACTAA
- the LOC104711603 gene encoding predicted GPI-anchored protein 58 — translation MKNSIVLLAAALLCLVAFPTTAVGWPHPSKAFRNEMMFLNTLHSISYGDSKVWKCTYSNGSAPAISISPSTPFPTVPSTPSTPSTPSPSHPAPKKSPPPPTPSPPPPAPKKSPPPPTPSLTPPTPKKSPSTPSTPPPAPKKSPSTPSTPSLPHPTPKKSPSTPSTPSLPPPAPKKSPSHPPSDDHSKSPSNPPPSHHHHNQNPWEHISSCWRNMGPVGMCRMQMEASYFTKLFRVSDYCCNLVVNMKNECDDVAWGYFNDPFFVPLVRYTCHVTC, via the coding sequence ATGAAAAACTCCATCGTCCTTTTAGCGGCAGCTCTCCTCTGCCTTGTCGCTTTTCCGACCACAGCCGTCGGATGGCCACATCCGTCAAAAGCCTTCAGAAACGAGATGATGTTTTTGAACACTCTCCATAGTATCAGCTATGGAGATTCCAAAGTCTGGAAATGTACTTATAGCAACGGATCTGCTCCAGCTATTTCTATCTCTCCATCAACGCCGTTTCCCACAGTACCATCAACACCTTCGACTCCATCAACACCTTCTCCTTCACATCCAGCTCCCAAAAAGTCTCCACCGCCACCAACACCGTCTCCTCCGCCTCCAGCTCCCAAAAAGTCCCCACCGCCACCAACACCGTCTCTAACACCTCCAACGCCCAAGAAATCTCCATCGACGCCTTCAACACCACCTCCAGCACCCAAGAAGTCTCCATCTACGCCTTCAACACCGTCTCTTCCACATCCAACGCCCAAGAAGTCCCCATCTACGCCTTCAACACCGTCTCTTCCACCTCCAGCGCCCAAGAAGTCTCCATCTCATCCACCAAGTGATGATCACTCGAAATCTCCATCAAATCCACCTccgagtcatcatcatcataatcagaATCCATGGGAACACATCTCCAGCTGTTGGAGAAACATGGGACCTGTTGGGATGTGTCGGATGCAGATGGAAGCCAGTTACTTCACGAAGTTGTTCCGTGTTAGTGACTACTGTTGCAACCTTGTTGTCAACATGAAAAATGAATGCGACGACGTCGCTTGGGGATACTTCAACGATCCATTCTTTGTTCCTCTTGTTCGTTACACTTGCCATGTTACATGCTAG